One genomic region from Erythrobacter mangrovi encodes:
- a CDS encoding TMEM165/GDT1 family protein, with protein METLLTSTAVVALAEIGDKTMLLAIVLATRFRKPMPIVLGILVATLANHAIAAFLGQSIAGIMQGPWFRYAVGASFVAMAVWTLVPDKLDEDEEPATPRFGAFLTTVVAFFLVEIGDKTQIATIALGAQFESVLLVTTGTTLGMMLANVPAVYFGSAIVERVSLKAVRIVAALLFFAIGAWVIADAAGCVQ; from the coding sequence ATGGAAACCCTGCTCACCTCCACCGCCGTGGTCGCCCTCGCCGAAATCGGCGACAAGACCATGCTGCTGGCGATCGTGCTGGCGACCCGCTTTCGCAAACCCATGCCGATTGTGCTCGGTATTCTGGTGGCGACCCTCGCCAACCATGCCATTGCGGCATTCCTTGGCCAGTCGATAGCCGGAATCATGCAGGGCCCGTGGTTCCGCTATGCGGTGGGTGCGAGCTTCGTGGCCATGGCGGTGTGGACCTTGGTGCCCGACAAACTGGATGAGGACGAGGAGCCTGCGACACCGCGGTTCGGCGCCTTTCTGACAACTGTGGTCGCCTTCTTCCTCGTCGAGATCGGCGACAAGACGCAGATCGCCACCATCGCGCTGGGCGCGCAGTTCGAAAGCGTGTTGCTGGTCACGACGGGTACCACGTTGGGAATGATGCTGGCCAATGTCCCTGCGGTCTACTTCGGCAGTGCAATCGTCGAGCGGGTGTCGCTCAAGGCCGTGCGGATTGTCGCCGCGCTTTTGTTCTTCGCTATCGGGGCCTGGGTGATCGCCGATGCAGCGGGTTGCGTTCAGTAA
- a CDS encoding RcnB family protein: MSMSKLMKGSALGVLAATMAMTAIPVEAQAQDRRQTRFERVSGDQPRARQERRTEARQERSEQRQQAAPARAERRQQQADSSRQVSRDSQRRDGERSGRDWNRSDRRAEVAQERSGQDWNRRDRSQEHRQVETRRDQRNRTYAGDRNRTYTDARRDAYRDGRRDEARRDRSEDRTIRRDAYRDGRRDEARRDRREDRSIRRDGYRDGYRDANRRARYHDGRRWHDYNRWDHRHWRDDRRYNWYSYRSHNRDLYRLDRYYSPYRSHRYSRLSIGFHLGNLFFSSRYWISDPWRYRLPAVYGPYRWVRYYDDVLLVDIYSGEVVDVIYDFFW; encoded by the coding sequence ATGTCCATGAGCAAACTGATGAAGGGATCGGCCCTGGGGGTGCTCGCCGCCACCATGGCAATGACCGCTATTCCAGTCGAAGCGCAGGCACAGGATCGCCGCCAGACCCGCTTTGAGCGCGTCTCGGGCGATCAGCCACGGGCGCGGCAGGAACGTCGTACCGAAGCGCGCCAGGAACGCAGCGAGCAACGCCAGCAGGCGGCTCCCGCGCGTGCTGAGCGCCGCCAGCAACAGGCTGACAGCTCGCGCCAAGTGTCACGCGACTCGCAGCGGCGCGATGGGGAGCGTAGCGGACGCGACTGGAACCGTTCGGACCGCCGCGCCGAAGTGGCGCAGGAACGCAGCGGGCAGGATTGGAACCGCCGCGATCGGAGCCAGGAGCACCGCCAGGTCGAGACCCGGCGTGATCAGCGCAATCGCACCTACGCAGGCGACCGGAACCGCACCTATACCGATGCTCGCCGCGATGCGTATCGCGATGGCCGAAGGGATGAAGCGCGCCGCGACCGCTCCGAAGATCGCACCATCCGCCGCGACGCCTATCGCGATGGTCGGCGTGACGAAGCGCGGCGGGACCGCCGCGAGGACCGCAGCATTCGCCGCGACGGATATCGGGACGGCTATCGCGATGCCAACCGCCGCGCGCGTTACCATGATGGGCGCCGCTGGCATGACTACAACCGTTGGGATCACCGCCATTGGCGCGATGATCGCCGCTACAACTGGTACAGTTATCGCAGCCACAACCGCGACCTGTATCGGCTCGACCGCTACTACTCGCCCTATCGCAGCCATCGCTACAGCCGCCTGAGCATCGGGTTCCACCTTGGCAACCTGTTCTTCAGCAGCCGTTACTGGATCAGCGACCCGTGGCGCTATCGCCTGCCCGCGGTCTACGGCCCCTATCGCTGGGTGCGCTATTATGACGATGTGCTGCTGGTCGATATTTACAGCGGCGAAGTGGTCGACGTGATTTACGACTTCTTCTGGTGA